The sequence CGGCTCTCAGACTCACCGAAAAAATGGTGGAAACAGGGTTCAACTCCATAGAAACATCAAGCACGGGAAGGCTTTTTGAAGCCGCCGGAGCATTGGTTTCAGGCATTGCGGAAAACGATTTTGAGGCGCATCTTGCCATCAAGCTGGAATATATGGCTGATAAAACTGTCACTGACTCTTATCATACGGAACCCATGAACCCCGCAGGGCTTTTTGACGGTCTGTTCAGCGACCTTGCCTCCGGTACGGATTCTGCCGTATGCTCCGCAAGGTTCCACAACGGGTTCGCCAGAATGCTCACTGCTGCCTGCATAAAATACGCAGCAGGGATAAAAACTGTCGCCCTCTCCGGCGGAGTGTTCCAGAATATGCTTTTGCTGGACAGGGTTACAACTCTGCTCCGCCAAAATGGGTTCACTCCCCTCATTCACGGACGCATCCCCGCCAATGACGGCTGCATCTCACTCGGTCAGGTCTGCGGGTATGTTTACGGTGACGATATAAAATTATGATGTAATTGCAAAATATATTGAGTTTTGGGAAGGGTTTCTCCTGTCTTGGGAAAACTTTTTATAAAAAGCTTTTCCCAAACCCTTTCAAAAATTTTAATCTGCTTCGTAAAGGTGCAGCAACGGATGCGGAATGTCCGTCTTTACCTTGGGTTTTCCTATGGCGGTATATATTAATTATGAACAATAAGGCAGATATGAATAACCTGTTTCATGCGGCGGCGCTGCTGTTTGTATCGGTAATGCTTCTCATTCTGGCATCTCCGGGGATGGACAGAGGGTTTTTGGCGTGGTTTGCTCTTGTGCCTTTGTTTATCCTTGCGGAAAAAAGATACATCCGCCCTTTTTGGGCAGGGCTTCTGTTCGGAGAGTTTTATTACTTTTTCGGAATCTCATGGCTGTCGTTTCCTCTGACGGATATAGGCAGTGCGCCCCTTTTTGTATCATGGATAGTTACTGCGGTTTTTGCCGCCTATCTCGGTCTGTATTACGGGCTGACGGCGTATGTTTTCGCACGGAGCAGGGGCTCGCTGCTTTTTGTACCTGTTGTTTTTGCCGCGGGAGAGTTTTTCAGGGGGATTTTCCTCACAGGCTTTCCGTGGCTGACGTTGGGGCAGACTCAGTATCTGTATCCCGAACTTCTTACCGTGACCTCGTTTTTCGGGGAATACGGGCTGAGCTTTCTGATAGTTACCGGAAACCTTCTGGTTTATCACGGCATACGCGGCAGAAGGCACATTCTGTTTGCTGCGGGTATTTTTCTTCCCGTTCTGCTGTATCTGGCGGGTTCCGCTATGCCGGAGCCTGAGAGCGGAGGCACGGCGAAAGTACGTATGATCCAGACTGGCGTCGCGCAGGAGGAAAAGTGGGATGAGGAACGGAAAGAGCGGGTTATAAGCACGGTTCAGCAAATGCTTCTGGGGAGCGGGTTTAAGGATTTTGACCTGCTTGTTCTGCCGGAAACGGCTTATCCTGTTCTGGTGCAGGATGACGCTATAATAGATCTCACCCTCTCCACCATAGGGGAGGACACTCCGGTTCTCATAGGCGTTATGCGCAGGGAAGAGAACGGAGACGAAAGAAAATACTACAACAGTGCAGCTCTTTACGCAGGGCAGGGTTCCGCCGTTTACGACAAGGTGCATCTTGTCCCCTTCGGCGAATATTTCCCTATGAGCGGGCTGTTTAAGGCTATAGACGACTTCTTTTTTAACGGAGCTCATGATTACAGCAAGGGCGAACGCCTCAGCGTGTTTGATCTCGGGAAAATGAAGATAGCACCCATGATCTGCTATGAAGGCGCTTTCTACCGCCAGCTTGCGGCACAGGCAGCCGCAGGAGCGAACATGGTCGTTATAATTTCCAATGACAGCTGGTTTGGCTTCTCCCACGGGCGTTATCAGCACCTTGCCGTGGATGTTATGCGGGCAGCGGAATTCGGCAGATGGATTGCCCGCTGCACACAGTCCGGCATATCTGCCTACATTGACCCCAAAGGACGCATAAAGTCCGTCATGGGTGTGGGTGAAAGCGGTTATCTGGACTATGAAGTGAACCTTGTTCAGGGGCGGACGTTCTTCGGTTTATACGGCTATACATGGCTTGGAACGCTATTATTTGTGAGCTTATCGGCAGCACTTATAAAGCGGATTCGCAGACATAATAAGCCTTGAATAAATAGACGATGTGTATTAATGTTCATACATCTTTAGGAGGCAAAGTATGGGTTCAGTAGGTTCTCAGCAGATTCTGATCATCCTTATAATCGCTCTGGTTATATTCGGTGCGGGCAAACTTCCTCAGATCGGTGACGGTCTCGGAAAAGCCATAAGGAACTTTAAAAAGTCCGCAAAGGATGCAGAAGACGCCCTCGATATTACTCCGGAAACGGAGAAAAAGAAAATCGAGAACGAAAACAAAGACGCCTGATCACATCAGGGCTGTCTGACGGTGCGGTTTTAAGTGGCTGGCGGAACTTTCGGTTCTTACATAGATACGGATTCCCCTCTTCATAGGCTGCATCCCGCTGTTAAGGCGGTTTCTGTTATTATATTGACGATTACGGCCGGAACGGTGAAGTCATCTTCCGGTCTGTTTTATTTCGGAGCTGTTTTTCTTGCGGTTCTCTTTGTCTCAAAGATTAAACCCCTGTTTTTTCTGAGGGCGCTTGTGCCGCTTTCTCCTGTTCTTGCTGTCTCCTTCGCCAGTCACTGGTTTTTCGGTGTGAGGGATACGGAGTATTCCCTTTTCATAGTGTTCAGGCTCACGCTTCTTATCTTTTTTTCATCCCTGCTCACGTTTCTTATCAGAACAGATGATCTCACAGCGCTTTTTTACCGTGTGTTCCGGATTATCCCGTTTACCGATGCCAAGGGATTGAGCGTTTCCCTCGGCTGTGCTCTCAGCTTTGTTCCTGTGTTCTTCTCCTTTTTCAAGCCCTCAGGCGGAAGGCGCATAGGCAGGCTCTTCTCCGTTAAGGAGTTTCTGGCTCCGCTGGCGGAGAAGGCACTCAGTCATTCAGGAGATTCGGTTCAGGCTATGTTTGAGAACTTTGATGAGCGGATGCGGCTTCCGTATATGAAAAAGGCGGATTATACTGCCGTCTTTTGCATAATCATTCTTTCCGCCGGCGGGTACTATGTTTAACAGAAAATGTATTGTGGAATATGACGGAACGGACTTCTGCGGCTGGCAGGCACAGAAGGAAGTGCGTACCGTTCAGATGGAGATAGAGAACGCTCTTGAGACGATGTATAAAGACAGGCTTTTTGCCATAGGTTCAGGGAGAACGGACGCAGGGGTGCATGCCCTGAATCAGGTTTTCAACTTCCGCACGGATAAGCACATTCCCTTAAGCGGCTTTGTGATGGGTATCAACACGCTTCTTCCCAAAGATATTGCGGTGAAGCATGCTGAGGATGTACACGAGGACTTCCATTCCCAGAAATCCGCCGTGAGCAAAACATATATGTACAGGCTCCTTGTCCGCTGGACACCTTCGGCTCTGGATAGGAACAGAGTCTGGTGGCTTAAGAAAAAACCGGATACGGCACTGATCAGGGAGCTTCTGAGGGCTGTTGAGGGTGAGCATGATTTCGCCTGCTTCTGCGCTGCGGAGGGGATGAAGGAGAATACGGTAAGAACGATTTATCATACAAAGGTGTACGAAGACGGAGATTACATCAGCCTTGAGATAAACGGCAGCGGTTTTCTGCACATGATGATACGGATTATAACCGGAACAGTTGTCAGGGGCGCTTTTCGGGGGCAGAAGCCTTCGGATATGCTGGAGATTATCCGCGGAAAGGACAGACGAAAGGCGGGGATGACCGCTCCCGCCTGCGGGTTATACTTAAAGGAAGTATTCTATTAGATAATCAGAAACGGCACATCCTGTTGCCTTAATTATCCAAAATTTACCATCCTTGGAGATTTTGGACACACGCTCGCGGACGGATAAACCGTCCTTCGCTCCGCACGGCGCAGCATCTGTTTTGCCGCTCCAAAAACTACATCCTGTGTTTTTTCCGCACACGCTCGCGGACGGATAAACCGTCCTTCGCTCCGCACGGCGCAGCATCTGTTTTGCCGCTCCAAAAACTACATCCTGTGTTTTTTTCGCACATGCTCGCGGACGGATAAACCGTCCTTCGCTCCGCACGGCGCAGTTCCATCCATGGAACTGTTTGCGTCATTGCTAACGGAAGTTATATATTTAGAGACTGCTTCGTCGCTTCAGCTTCTCGCAGTGACACAGCAACTAGTCAGCGTTTAGTCACTTGTGGAAAATGTCCTTTACCATGCCGTTTTCGTCAAAGCTTATGTATGTCTTCTGGAACAGGTTCAGGTGATAAATCCAGCTTTCGCTGTTCAGTGACGGAGTAAGATCAACGGGCGGCGTACCCAGCGCCTTCAGCAGCATATCCTTCGTCATGCCTTTTGCCGCTTCACCGTTGCGGATAAGATCCTGCGCCTGCTCGGGATAGGCAGACAAATCAGCCTTAGCCGCTCCTAGGAGCTTGTTGCGGTAATCCGTGAGGCTCATTCCGCTGTTGTCCTTATCGTTGGACACCACAATCTTATGCCTTCCGTCAACTGTCCTTATCTCAAAGGATTCGTCTCCGGTGAGGTCATAACCGCCGATAGAGCGTATCTTCACAGGAGTATTGATCGGTATAAGAGTGCCTTCACGGTAATTGGCGGATTTATGGATACCCGCTTTATAGAAGAACGAGTACTGAGTGTAGTAGGTGGTGTCGTCCATGGATGTGGTTTTCTTCCCAACAGTAACGCAGGCGGCAACCGAAATCAGCACCGCCAGCATCAGAAGTATCCGCTTCATTAGCTTTCTCCCTTACCCTTCGCAGGGTTTTATGAAAATTTTGGTTTCAACGTCGATGTACTCCGAGTACCATGCCGCAAAACCGTTCTCAATCCACTTTAAGTCAGCCTCGCTCATATTTTCGGTAAGTCTTTCGTACTCCGTTTCACGGTCTCTTGCTACCAGCTTTTCGCCTTCGGTAAGTTCTTCCCAGTCATCTTTCATGCGGGTGAATTCCTTTTTGAGTTCAAGAGCTTTTTCTTTCATGACAATTACCTCCGGTTAATGTTCATTTGTTAGCGGATATTGATACCATAATTATCTTAATATGTTTTGTCAACACCTCTTGCGGAAACGAATCGCGGCTACTACTATATTAGCATGAAAACTATAACGGTTCTGACCGCTGTTTTACTGTGCTTTCTGCCGGATTCCGCATTCGCTTGGGGTTTTCAGACTCACCTTGCGATCGCCAGCAATATTCTCTCGTCCGCAGAGGGGATAATAAAAGCATACCCCGCGCACTTCATGCTGGGCAACATTTTTCCGGATTTTTTCCTGTTTCTTAAGGATTTCTC is a genomic window of Geovibrio thiophilus containing:
- a CDS encoding energy-coupling factor transporter transmembrane component T family protein — protein: MAGGTFGSYIDTDSPLHRLHPAVKAVSVIILTITAGTVKSSSGLFYFGAVFLAVLFVSKIKPLFFLRALVPLSPVLAVSFASHWFFGVRDTEYSLFIVFRLTLLIFFSSLLTFLIRTDDLTALFYRVFRIIPFTDAKGLSVSLGCALSFVPVFFSFFKPSGGRRIGRLFSVKEFLAPLAEKALSHSGDSVQAMFENFDERMRLPYMKKADYTAVFCIIILSAGGYYV
- the tatA gene encoding twin-arginine translocase TatA/TatE family subunit, encoding MGSVGSQQILIILIIALVIFGAGKLPQIGDGLGKAIRNFKKSAKDAEDALDITPETEKKKIENENKDA
- the truA gene encoding tRNA pseudouridine(38-40) synthase TruA, whose amino-acid sequence is MFNRKCIVEYDGTDFCGWQAQKEVRTVQMEIENALETMYKDRLFAIGSGRTDAGVHALNQVFNFRTDKHIPLSGFVMGINTLLPKDIAVKHAEDVHEDFHSQKSAVSKTYMYRLLVRWTPSALDRNRVWWLKKKPDTALIRELLRAVEGEHDFACFCAAEGMKENTVRTIYHTKVYEDGDYISLEINGSGFLHMMIRIITGTVVRGAFRGQKPSDMLEIIRGKDRRKAGMTAPACGLYLKEVFY
- the lnt gene encoding apolipoprotein N-acyltransferase yields the protein MNNLFHAAALLFVSVMLLILASPGMDRGFLAWFALVPLFILAEKRYIRPFWAGLLFGEFYYFFGISWLSFPLTDIGSAPLFVSWIVTAVFAAYLGLYYGLTAYVFARSRGSLLFVPVVFAAGEFFRGIFLTGFPWLTLGQTQYLYPELLTVTSFFGEYGLSFLIVTGNLLVYHGIRGRRHILFAAGIFLPVLLYLAGSAMPEPESGGTAKVRMIQTGVAQEEKWDEERKERVISTVQQMLLGSGFKDFDLLVLPETAYPVLVQDDAIIDLTLSTIGEDTPVLIGVMRREENGDERKYYNSAALYAGQGSAVYDKVHLVPFGEYFPMSGLFKAIDDFFFNGAHDYSKGERLSVFDLGKMKIAPMICYEGAFYRQLAAQAAAGANMVVIISNDSWFGFSHGRYQHLAVDVMRAAEFGRWIARCTQSGISAYIDPKGRIKSVMGVGESGYLDYEVNLVQGRTFFGLYGYTWLGTLLFVSLSAALIKRIRRHNKP